One part of the Sphingobacterium sp. LZ7M1 genome encodes these proteins:
- a CDS encoding helix-turn-helix domain-containing protein, whose translation MQIHIKNMVCPRCVMAVEQILKRMDVPFGDVSIGSINLSRPFTDAERILFDQELKLIGFEVLKDRKQILVEEIKIALSEMLKAEESMSIKTSSYLSERFNLEYSYLSSAFSEVQGESIEKYLINLKVEKVKELLSYDATLAEIAAQLQYSSIAHLSNQFKKTTGVSPSVYKKQLI comes from the coding sequence ATGCAAATTCACATCAAAAATATGGTATGTCCTCGCTGCGTTATGGCAGTTGAACAGATCTTGAAAAGGATGGATGTTCCATTTGGTGATGTGAGTATTGGTTCCATTAACTTAAGCAGACCCTTTACAGACGCAGAACGTATTCTATTTGACCAAGAGCTCAAGTTGATTGGATTTGAAGTATTAAAGGATAGGAAGCAGATTTTAGTCGAAGAGATAAAAATAGCGCTCTCAGAGATGTTGAAGGCGGAGGAGTCAATGTCAATCAAAACGTCGAGTTATCTATCAGAAAGGTTCAATCTGGAATATTCCTATCTGAGTAGTGCGTTTTCCGAAGTCCAAGGGGAGAGTATCGAAAAATATTTAATCAACCTAAAGGTTGAAAAGGTTAAAGAGCTGTTGAGCTATGATGCCACTTTGGCGGAGATAGCGGCACAACTGCAATACAGCAGTATCGCTCATTTGAGCAACCAATTTAAAAAGACGACCGGGGTTAGCCCTTCTGTTTATAAGAAACAGTTGATCTAA
- a CDS encoding NAD(P)H-hydrate dehydratase, protein MKILNADQLKIVDQETIQNEGINSWELMERASSIVSTAILDDYFDVIKELPIAIVCGKGNNGGDGLAIARQLMDSGYDVEVRLLKSDHYTADNQLNQDKLDNIQYFDLDDDLDLPIEGFLIDCLFGYGLSAALSDEWRGVIEQMNNFQGRIISVDMPSGLMLDAVGQFEDLIVRASKVYTFQFPKLALLLPQNSIFVGEFEVLDIGLDENSILKQSTSNRYVEAGMLDILLRSRSRYSHKGTFGHVAIVGGSLGKMGAVLMATKAALKSGCGLVTAYIPKCGYNVLQIGFPEAMVLLDSSEEKLVDFQVQGEFSAYGVGIGMGKDEETVRGFGIWLQSLAEDSKMVLDADALNIIAENEHLLKHLPINTILTPHPKELRRLIGEWENDLEKLDKVKAFCSENQVILVIKGANTAIVNPAAEVYFNSTGNPGMATGGTGDVLTGIISSLLAQGYNALDAAVLGVYIHGSAGDFAKDWVGETSLIASDLIDHLASAFMNLLNESE, encoded by the coding sequence ATGAAAATCCTAAACGCTGATCAGTTGAAAATTGTAGACCAGGAAACCATCCAAAATGAAGGGATCAATTCTTGGGAACTCATGGAGCGTGCTTCTAGCATAGTCAGCACGGCCATCTTGGATGATTATTTTGATGTCATCAAGGAACTGCCCATTGCCATCGTTTGTGGAAAGGGCAATAATGGTGGTGATGGATTAGCTATTGCGAGGCAATTGATGGATTCAGGCTACGATGTAGAAGTTCGGTTATTGAAGTCGGATCATTATACGGCCGACAATCAGTTGAACCAAGATAAATTGGACAACATTCAGTATTTCGATTTAGATGATGACCTCGATCTTCCCATAGAAGGATTTTTAATAGACTGTTTATTTGGGTATGGATTGAGTGCAGCTCTTTCTGATGAATGGCGAGGAGTCATTGAACAGATGAATAATTTTCAAGGCAGGATAATATCGGTTGATATGCCCTCTGGCTTAATGCTGGATGCTGTTGGTCAATTTGAAGACCTTATTGTCCGTGCCAGCAAGGTCTACACCTTCCAGTTTCCTAAATTGGCACTGTTACTTCCTCAGAATTCCATTTTTGTAGGAGAATTCGAAGTCTTGGACATCGGCTTGGATGAGAATTCTATCCTGAAGCAAAGTACATCAAATCGCTATGTTGAAGCAGGAATGCTTGATATCTTATTGCGTTCCAGGTCAAGGTATTCGCATAAGGGTACCTTTGGACATGTAGCAATTGTTGGAGGAAGTTTGGGGAAAATGGGAGCAGTTTTAATGGCTACAAAGGCTGCCCTAAAATCTGGATGCGGTCTGGTAACTGCTTATATCCCGAAATGTGGCTACAATGTTTTGCAGATCGGTTTTCCAGAAGCTATGGTCTTATTGGATTCATCGGAAGAAAAGTTAGTTGACTTCCAAGTTCAGGGTGAGTTTTCTGCATATGGGGTTGGTATTGGGATGGGAAAGGATGAAGAAACCGTTCGCGGTTTTGGAATATGGTTGCAATCACTTGCTGAGGACAGTAAAATGGTTTTGGATGCGGATGCCCTAAACATCATCGCTGAAAATGAACATCTGTTGAAGCACCTACCTATTAATACTATTCTGACCCCGCACCCTAAGGAATTAAGACGCTTGATTGGGGAATGGGAGAATGATTTGGAAAAATTGGATAAAGTGAAAGCATTTTGCAGTGAAAACCAAGTGATTTTGGTCATCAAAGGAGCAAACACGGCTATTGTGAATCCTGCTGCTGAGGTTTATTTCAATTCTACCGGTAATCCTGGTATGGCAACTGGAGGAACTGGTGATGTATTGACCGGTATTATCAGTAGTTTACTTGCCCAAGGTTATAATGCCTTAGATGCAGCTGTTCTGGGGGTTTATATTCATGGTTCTGCAGGTGATTTTGCGAAAGATTGGGTAGGTGAGACCAGTTTGATTGCATCTGATCTGATCGATCATTTGGCCTCTGCCTTTATGAATCTCTTGAATGAAAGTGAGTAA
- a CDS encoding tetratricopeptide repeat protein, which yields MKLNNLNTQMKTIKIGLATVALALATMGAQAQEKQHSDPNVRAGEKALLDGDFKTAATQFEKALPNAGNEPEVVYLLGYSQFQNGDYKKAIANFNKVISLDAKNTSAYYYKAKANNNMAVNKELKLSNQEREALLKSATADYTKAIAINANDAKLYQNRAIAYRDLGILTGTKGAANYNKATATDAYNKAITDYEKVLTYDASRKDIQTEVKKATVYRDNLK from the coding sequence ATGAAATTAAATAACTTGAATACACAGATGAAGACGATTAAGATTGGGTTAGCTACTGTTGCTTTGGCATTAGCTACAATGGGTGCACAAGCACAAGAAAAACAACACAGCGATCCAAATGTACGTGCTGGTGAAAAAGCATTATTGGACGGTGATTTTAAAACTGCAGCAACTCAATTCGAAAAGGCATTACCTAATGCTGGAAACGAACCTGAAGTTGTGTATTTATTAGGTTACTCTCAATTCCAAAATGGTGATTACAAAAAAGCTATCGCTAATTTCAACAAAGTAATTTCCTTGGATGCCAAAAACACTTCTGCTTACTACTACAAAGCAAAAGCGAACAACAACATGGCAGTAAACAAAGAATTGAAATTGAGCAACCAAGAACGTGAAGCTTTATTGAAATCTGCTACAGCTGACTATACTAAAGCAATCGCTATCAATGCAAATGACGCAAAATTATATCAAAACCGTGCTATTGCTTACCGCGATCTAGGAATCCTTACAGGTACTAAAGGTGCAGCTAACTACAATAAAGCAACAGCTACTGACGCGTACAACAAAGCTATTACAGACTATGAGAAAGTATTGACTTACGATGCTTCTCGTAAAGACATCCAAACTGAAGTTAAAAAAGCTACAGTTTACCGTGATAACCTTAAATAA
- a CDS encoding S9 family peptidase, with product MKKLFTMLFVLLGMISTKAQVAGDWKGELEVQGAKMELIFHISDKDGNLAATMDVPAQGASGLPMSTVKFENNKLNLAMEQPALSYEGELKGEYLEGIFKQSGMEFPLKLAKTKISKPGDPSLVSTDSELAKLIELGNGNYKYKVEDYFAKPKSSSFALSPNGKYISYREKDANNKRHVMVKEVATGKVVRAIEEKDELIRGMGWVNDERLVYIMDQGGNENYHLYAVNIDGTKNIDLTPFEGVQAGILNMLKEQKDVIIIQMNKDNKQVFEPYKVNVQTGEMEKLFTNTDPENAIVGYEFDKDGNLRGYAKMQNGVNTQFFYKPQGKTEFELFGTTKWYDTFSVLSFNYASKNPDEAYVLTNLDSDKARIVLYDLGQKKLIKEVYSNPDYDATILGLSRNRNWELDYVGYEGEKVEIEPKSETFKEIYSLFQKEFPNYEYSIVGKTDKEDQYLVVVQSDKLYGKYYHLDAGTKKITLLYDLMPQLKEADMAEMRPISFKSRDGLTLHGYLTLPKEALDGKKVPLIVNPHGGPQGVRDSWGFNPEAQLFAAHGFATLQVNFRVSGGYGKDFLKAGFKEIGRKAMDDVEDGIKYVIDQGQIDKDNVAIYGGSHGGYAVLRGLTKTPDLYKAGVDYVGVSNIFTLMNSIPEYWKPYKEMLYQVWYDLDDPKEAEIAKEVSPIFHVDKIKAPLFVVQGANDPRVKIAEADQIVKALREKGVDVPYMVKYDEGHGFGKEENQIEFYKAMMGFFHKHLN from the coding sequence ATGAAAAAATTATTCACAATGCTGTTTGTACTTTTGGGTATGATAAGTACTAAAGCTCAGGTTGCTGGTGATTGGAAGGGAGAACTTGAGGTCCAAGGGGCCAAAATGGAGTTAATCTTTCACATCAGTGACAAAGACGGAAATTTAGCGGCAACCATGGATGTCCCTGCTCAAGGAGCATCAGGATTGCCCATGTCGACCGTAAAGTTCGAGAACAATAAGCTTAATCTGGCGATGGAGCAACCAGCTTTATCCTATGAAGGAGAACTTAAAGGGGAATATCTCGAAGGAATATTTAAGCAATCAGGAATGGAATTTCCATTGAAATTGGCTAAGACCAAGATCAGCAAACCCGGAGATCCAAGTTTAGTTTCAACAGACTCTGAATTGGCGAAATTGATAGAACTGGGGAATGGTAATTACAAGTACAAGGTAGAAGATTATTTTGCCAAACCAAAATCCTCTAGTTTTGCCTTGTCGCCGAATGGAAAATACATCTCTTATCGCGAAAAAGACGCCAACAACAAACGCCATGTAATGGTAAAGGAGGTCGCTACTGGTAAAGTGGTCAGAGCGATAGAAGAGAAAGATGAATTGATCCGTGGGATGGGCTGGGTGAATGATGAACGTTTGGTCTACATTATGGATCAAGGAGGAAATGAGAATTACCATCTGTATGCTGTCAATATTGATGGTACGAAGAATATTGACCTTACACCATTTGAAGGCGTTCAAGCAGGAATCCTGAATATGCTGAAGGAGCAAAAGGATGTAATCATTATCCAAATGAACAAGGATAACAAGCAAGTCTTTGAACCGTACAAGGTCAATGTGCAGACCGGTGAAATGGAAAAGCTTTTTACCAATACGGATCCTGAGAATGCTATTGTAGGTTATGAATTTGATAAAGATGGAAACTTACGCGGCTATGCCAAGATGCAAAATGGAGTAAATACCCAATTTTTCTATAAACCTCAGGGAAAAACGGAGTTTGAATTGTTTGGCACAACGAAATGGTATGATACTTTTTCAGTATTGTCGTTTAATTATGCCTCTAAAAATCCAGACGAGGCCTATGTGTTAACTAATTTGGATTCGGACAAGGCTAGGATCGTCCTGTATGATCTAGGTCAGAAAAAGTTGATCAAGGAAGTGTATTCCAATCCAGATTATGATGCTACCATATTAGGGCTATCCAGGAATAGAAATTGGGAGTTGGACTATGTGGGTTATGAGGGTGAGAAAGTGGAGATTGAACCCAAGAGTGAAACTTTCAAAGAGATCTATTCCCTGTTCCAGAAGGAATTCCCGAATTATGAATATTCCATAGTTGGGAAGACAGATAAGGAGGATCAATATTTAGTGGTTGTGCAGAGCGATAAGCTGTACGGAAAATACTACCATTTAGATGCCGGAACTAAAAAGATCACTTTACTTTATGATCTGATGCCGCAATTGAAGGAAGCAGATATGGCTGAGATGCGTCCGATTTCTTTTAAATCAAGGGATGGGCTGACATTGCATGGTTATCTAACCTTACCTAAAGAAGCCTTGGATGGAAAGAAAGTTCCATTGATCGTCAATCCACATGGAGGGCCACAAGGAGTTCGTGATAGTTGGGGATTCAATCCGGAAGCACAATTATTTGCTGCTCATGGATTTGCGACATTGCAAGTCAACTTCCGGGTGTCAGGAGGCTACGGTAAGGATTTTTTAAAGGCCGGTTTCAAGGAAATTGGTAGAAAAGCTATGGATGATGTGGAAGATGGTATTAAATACGTCATTGATCAGGGCCAGATTGATAAGGATAATGTGGCTATCTATGGTGGTTCGCATGGAGGATATGCCGTATTAAGAGGACTGACCAAGACGCCGGATCTATATAAAGCGGGAGTTGATTATGTCGGGGTGTCCAATATCTTTACCTTAATGAATTCCATTCCAGAATATTGGAAACCTTATAAAGAAATGCTCTATCAGGTTTGGTATGATCTGGATGATCCAAAAGAAGCGGAAATTGCTAAAGAAGTTTCTCCAATATTCCATGTAGATAAAATAAAAGCCCCATTATTTGTGGTTCAGGGAGCGAATGACCCGAGGGTGAAAATTGCAGAGGCTGATCAAATTGTAAAGGCTTTGCGTGAAAAGGGTGTTGATGTACCTTATATGGTGAAGTATGATGAAGGTCATGGGTTTGGAAAAGAGGAAAATCAGATAGAATTCTATAAAGCCATGATGGGCTTTTTCCACAAACATTTAAATTAA
- a CDS encoding aromatic acid exporter family protein: MNLNSNTARFVKRVITSPLLIYIIRCLIGFVIGYLLYLRFKQFEVFWALLSIILVISPEEKDSKRLSIERFKSNFVGSVVAMGCVWLLPKSVYSIMTGIVLTIFLCWGFKILNMARVAIVALLIIMIEPHHTQIAYTPIYRALSTGIGCIIGLTIVIVSSGVIQFMREKYKIFTEPA; encoded by the coding sequence ATGAATCTCAACAGTAATACAGCGAGGTTTGTCAAGCGGGTCATTACCTCACCTCTATTAATTTATATCATCCGGTGTCTGATTGGTTTTGTTATTGGATACTTATTGTATCTAAGGTTTAAACAGTTTGAGGTCTTCTGGGCATTATTATCCATTATTTTAGTTATTTCTCCTGAGGAAAAGGATTCGAAAAGGCTTTCAATTGAGCGATTTAAGTCGAATTTTGTAGGGTCGGTCGTAGCCATGGGCTGTGTTTGGCTGTTGCCAAAGTCGGTATATTCTATTATGACAGGTATCGTGCTGACCATTTTCCTATGTTGGGGATTCAAGATCCTGAACATGGCAAGGGTAGCAATCGTGGCCTTATTGATCATCATGATAGAACCTCACCATACACAGATTGCCTATACGCCAATCTATCGTGCACTATCGACGGGCATTGGCTGTATTATAGGGTTGACGATCGTGATTGTATCTTCAGGAGTGATTCAATTCATGCGGGAAAAATACAAGATATTTACAGAGCCTGCCTAA
- the rnhA gene encoding ribonuclease HI translates to MIELYTDGASSGNPGPGGYGTILRAIYQGANPEFQGKLIEKEFSGGFRKTTNNRMELLAVIIGLEALKNLNQQVTVFSDSKYVIDAIDKKWVYGWIQKGFQGKKNKDLWMRLMNVYKLHKVKLVWVKGHAGHPLNERCDQLAVKASKDKSTWKIDSVFESELQKGLDI, encoded by the coding sequence ATGATTGAATTATATACTGACGGCGCATCCAGCGGAAATCCTGGTCCTGGTGGTTATGGAACTATCTTAAGGGCAATTTATCAAGGGGCAAATCCTGAATTTCAAGGTAAACTAATCGAAAAGGAATTTTCTGGAGGCTTTAGGAAAACGACCAATAACCGAATGGAATTATTGGCAGTTATCATTGGTCTAGAAGCCTTGAAGAACCTCAATCAGCAAGTGACCGTATTTTCGGATTCGAAATATGTCATCGATGCCATTGATAAAAAATGGGTGTATGGCTGGATTCAGAAAGGATTTCAAGGAAAGAAGAATAAAGACCTTTGGATGCGGTTGATGAATGTATATAAACTGCATAAGGTCAAGTTGGTATGGGTAAAAGGCCATGCTGGGCATCCGCTAAACGAGCGATGTGACCAATTGGCTGTTAAGGCATCAAAAGATAAGTCCACCTGGAAAATAGATTCTGTGTTTGAATCAGAATTGCAAAAAGGCTTAGATATTTAA
- a CDS encoding M3 family metallopeptidase, whose amino-acid sequence MNILTKSFETNYNTAPFSQIKNEDYVPAFQEAIAETKGEIEQIASNTQAATFENTIEALSFSGMQLDRISNIFFNLHSAETNDELEKIAVQVAPMLAELSSDITLNYELFLKIKEVYDQKDNLNLSPEQETLLTKNYRDFVRNGALLSDEKKKELRGIDQEMSVLKLNFAEHVLADTNAYQLHILKKEDLHGLPDSVIEAAHELAKEEGKEGWIFTLDYPSYIPFMTYASNRELRKELAIAAGKKGFQDNANNNEEIILKIAKLRHQRAKLLGYDSHAHFKLEERMAQNPNTVTSFLNDLLAKGKPAALKEFAELSQYAKEKDGLDHLEKWDGSYYSEKLKQERFNLDDEKLRPYFKLDNVLNGVFEIAHRLYGLNFKEIQNIDKYHPEVQTYEVSTDEGDLVAVFYADFFPRKGKRNGAWMTSYKSQYIKDDHNERPHVSIVCNFTRPTSSKPSLLTFNEVTTLFHEFGHALHGMLADTTYPTLSGTSVFWDFVELPSQIMENWCYEEEALKLFAKHYETGETIPMEYIQKIKDSASFLEGLTTVRQLSFGLLDMGWHGQDPSAISKVKDFETQQFAETAIYPDVKENVMSTSFSHIFDGGYSSGYYSYKWAEVLDADAFDYFQQKGIFNREVAKKFKDNILSKGGTEHPMKLYKQFRGKEPSVDPLLKRAGLI is encoded by the coding sequence ATGAATATTCTTACAAAGTCTTTCGAGACGAATTATAATACAGCTCCCTTTTCCCAAATCAAAAACGAAGATTACGTTCCAGCCTTTCAGGAAGCAATAGCTGAAACTAAAGGGGAAATTGAACAGATTGCATCAAACACTCAAGCAGCAACCTTTGAAAATACGATCGAGGCACTATCCTTCTCTGGAATGCAATTAGATCGGATTTCCAATATATTTTTCAATCTCCATTCTGCAGAAACGAATGATGAATTAGAAAAGATTGCTGTACAGGTAGCTCCCATGTTGGCAGAATTAAGCTCCGACATCACCTTGAACTATGAGTTATTCCTAAAGATCAAGGAGGTATATGATCAAAAAGACAACCTAAATCTTAGCCCTGAACAAGAAACTTTATTGACCAAAAACTATAGAGATTTCGTTCGCAATGGCGCCTTGCTATCGGACGAAAAGAAAAAAGAACTCAGGGGAATCGACCAGGAAATGTCGGTATTGAAATTAAACTTCGCAGAACATGTATTGGCGGATACCAATGCCTATCAATTACATATCTTGAAAAAAGAGGACCTGCATGGCCTTCCTGATTCTGTGATCGAGGCAGCACATGAACTCGCAAAAGAAGAAGGCAAAGAAGGCTGGATTTTCACCTTAGACTATCCTAGCTACATCCCATTTATGACCTATGCCAGCAACCGCGAATTGCGAAAAGAATTGGCAATCGCTGCTGGTAAAAAAGGCTTTCAGGACAATGCAAACAACAATGAAGAAATAATCCTAAAAATTGCCAAACTGAGACATCAACGGGCTAAATTATTAGGTTATGATTCCCACGCACACTTCAAATTAGAAGAACGTATGGCTCAAAACCCCAATACCGTTACTTCATTTTTGAATGACCTCCTTGCAAAAGGCAAACCAGCAGCATTAAAAGAATTTGCCGAATTGAGCCAATATGCAAAAGAAAAGGATGGTTTAGACCATTTAGAAAAATGGGATGGCAGTTATTATTCAGAAAAACTGAAACAAGAACGTTTCAATCTGGATGATGAAAAGTTAAGGCCATATTTCAAATTAGACAATGTCTTAAATGGTGTATTTGAAATTGCCCACCGTCTCTATGGCTTGAATTTTAAGGAAATCCAGAATATAGACAAATATCATCCAGAAGTACAGACCTATGAGGTAAGTACAGATGAGGGTGATTTAGTCGCGGTTTTCTATGCAGACTTCTTCCCCCGTAAGGGCAAGAGGAATGGCGCATGGATGACCTCCTACAAATCGCAATATATTAAAGATGATCACAATGAGAGACCTCATGTTTCGATCGTCTGCAACTTTACTCGACCTACTTCAAGTAAGCCCTCTTTGTTAACATTCAACGAGGTTACCACCCTGTTCCATGAATTTGGCCATGCCTTACATGGCATGTTGGCAGACACGACCTATCCTACCCTTTCCGGAACTTCCGTTTTTTGGGACTTCGTCGAACTTCCAAGTCAAATTATGGAAAACTGGTGCTATGAAGAGGAAGCTTTAAAACTTTTTGCCAAGCATTATGAAACTGGCGAAACCATTCCCATGGAATACATCCAAAAAATCAAAGATTCTGCTTCCTTCTTGGAAGGGCTGACAACGGTCAGACAGTTGAGCTTCGGTCTTTTAGATATGGGTTGGCATGGACAGGACCCAAGTGCTATCAGCAAGGTGAAAGATTTTGAAACTCAACAGTTCGCGGAAACTGCGATCTATCCCGATGTCAAGGAGAATGTCATGTCCACATCTTTCTCCCATATCTTTGATGGCGGTTACTCTTCGGGATATTACTCCTATAAATGGGCAGAGGTCCTGGATGCAGATGCTTTCGATTATTTCCAACAGAAAGGTATCTTCAATCGGGAGGTTGCAAAAAAATTCAAGGACAATATTCTTTCAAAAGGCGGTACGGAACATCCAATGAAACTCTATAAACAGTTCCGTGGAAAAGAACCGTCCGTTGATCCTCTTTTGAAACGTGCTGGATTGATCTAA
- the lon gene encoding endopeptidase La encodes MNKFDSFNFNQTLPIINEETEFFPLLTQQDEDEMRNAEIPDQLPILPLRNTVLFPGVVIPITVGRDKSIKLVKDAYKGDRTIAVVSQKDMTVEDPTFEQLNKVGTVAHIIKILQMPDGNTTVIIQGKQRVKLKELVQTEPYLIARVEKFPEDKPKTSSKEFKALISSVKEMALQIIQLSPNLPSEAGIAIKNIESPTFLVNFISSNLSLELEQKQDLLEIKDFVKRAKQLLEHLTTEIQMLELKNQIQNKVRIDLDKQQRDYFLSQQLKTIQEELGGNTPDLEIEELKKRAKAKKWREDVGKHFQKELEKLARINPAAADYSVQLNYLELLLDLPWGEFTKDNFDLARAEKVLNKDHYGLEKVKQRIIEYLAVLKLKNDMKAPILCLVGPPGVGKTSLGKSIAKALGRKYTRMALGGIRDEAEIRGHRKTYIGAMPGRIIQSLKKAGASNPVFVLDEIDKIGSDFKGDPSSALLEVLDPEQNTHFYDHYVEMEYDLSKVMFIATANSLSGVQPALLDRMEIIEVNGYTIEEKIEIAKKHLLPKQREMHGIQAKDIALKPKMIEKIIEEYTRESGVRGLEKKIGSIVRGIATRIVMEKPYDHNLSAEDVEEILGPPIFDKDLYENNDIAGVVTGLAWTSVGGDILFIESSLSPGKGKLSLTGNLGDVMKESAAIAMAYLRSHADEFGIDFKVFDQWDVNIHVPAGATPKDGPSAGITMLTALASLFTQHKVKPKLAMTGEITLRGKVLPVGGIKEKILAAKRANIKDIILSKSNQKDILEIKEDYIKDLNFHYVSEMREVVKLALLDEKVKNAKQLNRENY; translated from the coding sequence ATGAACAAATTTGATTCATTCAATTTTAATCAAACGTTACCTATCATAAACGAAGAAACTGAATTCTTTCCCTTATTGACTCAACAGGATGAGGATGAAATGAGGAATGCAGAAATTCCCGATCAACTCCCGATTCTACCCCTTAGGAACACGGTTCTTTTTCCGGGTGTGGTGATCCCTATTACGGTTGGTCGAGATAAGTCTATTAAATTGGTAAAGGATGCCTATAAGGGTGATCGCACTATTGCTGTGGTATCGCAGAAAGATATGACGGTTGAGGATCCTACTTTTGAACAATTGAACAAAGTAGGGACTGTAGCCCATATCATCAAGATCCTTCAGATGCCTGATGGTAACACAACGGTGATCATTCAGGGTAAGCAGCGTGTGAAACTAAAGGAATTGGTTCAAACTGAGCCTTACCTGATCGCTCGTGTAGAGAAGTTTCCGGAGGATAAACCAAAAACGAGCAGTAAAGAATTCAAGGCTTTGATCTCTTCTGTGAAGGAAATGGCTTTGCAGATCATTCAACTATCGCCAAACCTACCAAGTGAAGCAGGAATTGCTATCAAGAATATTGAAAGTCCTACTTTCCTGGTGAACTTTATCTCTTCAAATCTTTCATTGGAGCTGGAGCAGAAACAGGACTTATTGGAAATCAAGGATTTTGTGAAGCGTGCTAAACAATTGTTGGAGCATTTGACGACTGAAATCCAGATGTTGGAGCTGAAGAATCAAATCCAAAATAAGGTAAGGATTGATTTAGACAAGCAGCAACGCGATTATTTCTTGAGCCAACAACTGAAGACCATTCAGGAGGAATTGGGAGGGAATACCCCGGACCTTGAAATCGAAGAACTGAAGAAAAGGGCAAAAGCGAAAAAATGGAGAGAGGATGTGGGCAAACATTTCCAAAAGGAATTGGAGAAATTGGCCCGTATCAATCCCGCTGCTGCTGATTATTCGGTGCAGTTGAACTATTTGGAATTGTTGTTGGATTTGCCATGGGGTGAATTTACCAAGGACAATTTCGATTTGGCTCGAGCAGAAAAGGTTTTGAACAAAGATCATTATGGTCTGGAAAAAGTGAAGCAACGTATCATTGAATATTTGGCTGTCTTGAAGCTGAAAAATGATATGAAAGCTCCAATCTTATGTTTGGTAGGGCCTCCAGGAGTTGGTAAGACTTCGTTGGGGAAATCTATTGCTAAAGCTTTAGGAAGAAAATATACCCGTATGGCCTTGGGAGGTATCCGTGATGAAGCGGAAATCAGGGGGCATCGAAAAACTTATATCGGCGCCATGCCTGGGCGTATCATTCAATCCTTGAAAAAAGCAGGTGCTTCAAACCCTGTGTTTGTTTTGGATGAGATTGATAAAATAGGTTCTGATTTTAAAGGTGATCCTTCTTCAGCTTTGTTGGAGGTTTTGGATCCTGAACAAAATACCCACTTCTACGATCATTATGTGGAAATGGAATATGATCTTTCCAAAGTGATGTTCATTGCCACTGCCAATTCATTGAGCGGTGTGCAGCCTGCACTCTTGGACCGTATGGAGATTATTGAAGTCAATGGTTATACCATTGAGGAGAAGATTGAGATCGCCAAGAAACACTTGTTGCCTAAGCAGCGTGAAATGCATGGTATCCAAGCAAAAGACATTGCTCTGAAACCTAAGATGATTGAGAAAATCATTGAAGAATATACCCGTGAATCGGGTGTCCGTGGTCTGGAAAAGAAAATCGGTTCGATCGTACGCGGTATTGCAACGAGGATCGTGATGGAAAAACCGTATGATCATAACCTTTCGGCAGAGGATGTGGAGGAAATCTTAGGTCCACCGATCTTTGACAAGGACCTGTATGAGAACAATGATATCGCTGGGGTTGTAACTGGTTTAGCCTGGACTTCGGTTGGCGGTGATATCCTATTTATTGAATCTAGCTTGAGCCCGGGAAAAGGGAAGCTGAGCTTGACGGGTAACTTAGGTGACGTGATGAAAGAATCTGCTGCCATTGCAATGGCCTACCTACGCTCTCATGCTGATGAGTTTGGAATTGATTTTAAAGTCTTCGATCAATGGGATGTGAATATTCACGTGCCTGCCGGTGCTACACCTAAAGATGGACCATCTGCCGGCATCACCATGTTGACTGCCTTGGCATCCTTGTTTACCCAACATAAGGTAAAACCAAAATTGGCTATGACCGGTGAGATCACTTTACGTGGCAAGGTATTGCCAGTAGGAGGGATCAAGGAGAAAATATTAGCGGCTAAGCGTGCAAACATCAAGGATATCATCTTGAGTAAGTCCAACCAAAAGGATATTTTGGAGATCAAGGAAGATTATATCAAAGACTTGAATTTCCATTATGTAAGCGAGATGCGTGAAGTGGTTAAATTGGCGCTACTGGATGAAAAAGTTAAGAACGCAAAACAATTAAATCGAGAAAATTACTAA